One stretch of Melospiza georgiana isolate bMelGeo1 chromosome 28, bMelGeo1.pri, whole genome shotgun sequence DNA includes these proteins:
- the GOSR2 gene encoding Golgi SNAP receptor complex member 2 isoform X1, producing MEGLYQQTNKQVHEVQSYMGHLETSDKESVHLVENEIQARIDNIFSNLERLEILSSKEPPNKRQSAKLRVDQLKYDVQHLQTALRNFQHRRYLREQQERQREELLARTFTTNDSDTTIPIDETLQFNESLQSAHRGMDELIGSGTNILAGLRDQRVTLKGTHKKILDVANMLGLSNTVMRLIEKRAFQDKFLMLGGMAVTCLIMFLVVQYLT from the exons ATGGAGGGGCTGTACCAGCAAACCAACAA GCAGGTCCATGAGGTCCAGTCTTACATGGGGCACCTGGAGACTTCAGACAAAGAGTCAGTGCACT TGGTAGAGAATGAGATTCAGGCAAGAATAGACAACATATTCAGCAACTTGGAACGTCTGGAAATCCTGTCCAGCAAAGAACCTCCCAACAAGAGGCAGAGTGCCAAACT GCGAGTGGACCAGCTGAAATACGACGTGCAGCACCTGCAGACAGCCCTGAGGAACTTCCAGCACCGCCGGTACCTgcgggagcagcaggagaggcagcgggaggagctgctggcccgCACCTTCACCACCAAC GACTCTGACACCACCATCCCGATCGACGAAACCTTGCAGTTTAATGAATCCCTGCAGAGTGCCCACCGAGGCATGGATGAGCTTATTGGCAGTGGCACCAACAtcctggctgggctgagggacCAGAGAGTCACTTTAAAG GGCACCCACAAGAAGATCCTGGACGTTGCCAACATGCTGGGGCTGTCCAACACGGTGATGCGGCTGATTGAGAAGCGCGCCTTCCAGGACAAGTTCCTCATGCTGGGGGGCATGGCTGTCACCTGCCTCATCATGTTCCTTGTGGTGCAGTACCTGACATGA
- the GOSR2 gene encoding Golgi SNAP receptor complex member 2 isoform X2 produces the protein MEGLYQQTNKQVHEVQSYMGHLETSDKESVHLVENEIQARIDNIFSNLERLEILSSKEPPNKRQSAKLRVDQLKYDVQHLQTALRNFQHRRYLREQQERQREELLARTFTTNGTHKKILDVANMLGLSNTVMRLIEKRAFQDKFLMLGGMAVTCLIMFLVVQYLT, from the exons ATGGAGGGGCTGTACCAGCAAACCAACAA GCAGGTCCATGAGGTCCAGTCTTACATGGGGCACCTGGAGACTTCAGACAAAGAGTCAGTGCACT TGGTAGAGAATGAGATTCAGGCAAGAATAGACAACATATTCAGCAACTTGGAACGTCTGGAAATCCTGTCCAGCAAAGAACCTCCCAACAAGAGGCAGAGTGCCAAACT GCGAGTGGACCAGCTGAAATACGACGTGCAGCACCTGCAGACAGCCCTGAGGAACTTCCAGCACCGCCGGTACCTgcgggagcagcaggagaggcagcgggaggagctgctggcccgCACCTTCACCACCAAC GGCACCCACAAGAAGATCCTGGACGTTGCCAACATGCTGGGGCTGTCCAACACGGTGATGCGGCTGATTGAGAAGCGCGCCTTCCAGGACAAGTTCCTCATGCTGGGGGGCATGGCTGTCACCTGCCTCATCATGTTCCTTGTGGTGCAGTACCTGACATGA
- the LOC131094210 gene encoding gametocyte-specific factor 1-like: MELEEDFDLLDPERLIQCPLVKHHWIRARRFPYHLVKCKESNPEIAKKLATCPFNARHLVPQADLSKHIMKCNDKAFVEQDVVSRSSESSQEQLNNGSTWQAPPSAEDWETDLLEGSESTFVWGVINSAMSSPISEQNNSLPSRMRPPETLPYSVSAGLIRSISSSPWNVVLPQQ, encoded by the exons atGGAGCTTGAGGAGGACTTCG ATTTGCTGGATCCAGAGAGGTTAATCCAGTGCCCCCTGGTTAAACACCATTGGATCAGAGCACGGAGGTTTCCCTATCACCTGGTGAAGTGTAAGGAG AGCAACCCTGAAATTGCAAAGAAATTGGCCACATGTCCCTTCAACGCTCGTCacctggttcctcaggctgacCTCAGCAAGCACATCATGAAGTGCAATGACAAAGCCTTTGTGGAGCAAGATGTGG TGAGCCGATCCTCTGAGTCctcacaggagcagctgaatAATGGGAGCACATGGCAGGCACCTCCAAGTGCTGAAGACTGGGAAACAG ACTTGCTGGAGGGATCTGAGTCTACTTTTGTGTGGGGTGTGATCAACTCTGCCATGAGCAG CCCCATCAGTGAGCAGAACAACTCGTTGCCTTCCCGGATGCGGCCCCCTGAGACCCTTCCATACAGTGTGTCTGCAGGCCT AATTCGGAGTATTAGTTCCTCCCCTTGGAATGTAGTTTTGCCCCAGCAGTAA
- the GOSR2 gene encoding Golgi SNAP receptor complex member 2 isoform X3 yields the protein MGHLETSDKESVHLVENEIQARIDNIFSNLERLEILSSKEPPNKRQSAKLRVDQLKYDVQHLQTALRNFQHRRYLREQQERQREELLARTFTTNDSDTTIPIDETLQFNESLQSAHRGMDELIGSGTNILAGLRDQRVTLKGTHKKILDVANMLGLSNTVMRLIEKRAFQDKFLMLGGMAVTCLIMFLVVQYLT from the exons ATGGGGCACCTGGAGACTTCAGACAAAGAGTCAGTGCACT TGGTAGAGAATGAGATTCAGGCAAGAATAGACAACATATTCAGCAACTTGGAACGTCTGGAAATCCTGTCCAGCAAAGAACCTCCCAACAAGAGGCAGAGTGCCAAACT GCGAGTGGACCAGCTGAAATACGACGTGCAGCACCTGCAGACAGCCCTGAGGAACTTCCAGCACCGCCGGTACCTgcgggagcagcaggagaggcagcgggaggagctgctggcccgCACCTTCACCACCAAC GACTCTGACACCACCATCCCGATCGACGAAACCTTGCAGTTTAATGAATCCCTGCAGAGTGCCCACCGAGGCATGGATGAGCTTATTGGCAGTGGCACCAACAtcctggctgggctgagggacCAGAGAGTCACTTTAAAG GGCACCCACAAGAAGATCCTGGACGTTGCCAACATGCTGGGGCTGTCCAACACGGTGATGCGGCTGATTGAGAAGCGCGCCTTCCAGGACAAGTTCCTCATGCTGGGGGGCATGGCTGTCACCTGCCTCATCATGTTCCTTGTGGTGCAGTACCTGACATGA